The Pirellulales bacterium DNA segment GACGAAAAGAAAGCGCTGCGAAAGTATTTGGAGCGCGGCACGCTGATTGCCGATTCGATTTGCGCCAACCGCGACTTTACCACTGCTTTCCGCCGCGAAATCAACGACTTGTTCGCCGACCAGGGGATCAAACTGGAGCCGATTCCGGCCAATCATCCGATGTTCTCCAACGAATTTGGCGGCTACGATCTCTCGCAAGTCAGCCGCCGGGTGCCTCAAGGGCGGGCCGGCGACGGCCCGTTGGAAGCCAAAACCCGCAAGGGCGCGCCCGAATTGGAAGGATTGAAAATCGGCGACCGCTATGCCGTGATTTTTTCGCCGTACGATTTGAGCTGCGCCCTGGAAAAGCACGATTCGCTGGAGTGCGAAGGTTATACCAAGGACGACGCCGAACGTATTGGGCTGAACCTATTGCTGTACGCCACGTTTGAGTTCTGAGCGATTGTGCTGCCTTGACTGTGGCGCGGCTGTTTCCAGGCGACGGCAACGCGCCGATTATTCAATGGAGATAACCGCCGGTTATCCCACGCTCAGCATGATGCTGATCGCCAAGAGCAGCAACACGGTGAGCGCCACCAGCGCCATTCGGCCTTCTCGCCGCGCCATCCATCCGACGGCCAATACCATGACGCGCACGACAGGCGTGAGCATCAACACCAGGACGCCCAGCTCCATGCAGGCGACACCGTTGCCGTCGGCGGCCATCCGCAGCAAATCGGGCAACTTAGTAATTAACGACGTCGGCCGGGGTTGATCTTTTAAGAATGCCAAAAACAGCCCAGCAATCATGAGCAACACGCTGCACACCAGTCCGAGCAATAAACTCCAATGCACGGCTCGCGCCAGAGGATCGGCAGGTTGTTGGCGGTAGTTCATCTCTGTTCCTTGATTATCCAAAAACTCGCACAAACATTTGCACCGCAACGCCAACTAGCAGCACCGCGAATAATCTCTTCACCAAGCGGCCTTGCAACGCTGGGCTAATCCGCGAGCCGACGGCCGATCCGATGATGACTCCCACGACCACGGCCGAGGTGAGCGCGGGCCGGACTTCGCCACGGCCGAAATACAAAAACGCACTGGCAGCGGCCGTCACGCCGATCATAAAATTCGAGGTTGCCGCAGCGGCCTTAATCGGCACTCGGCAAGCCAAATGCAAGGCTGGCACTTTGAACACGCCGCCGCCGATTCCGAGCAGCCCTGATAAATTTCCGGCGATGAATGAAATTCCCAAGCCGGCCCAGAGCCGCTCGACTTGATAGATTACCTCCCGACCCAGGCGCGGATCGAAATAACGGCCGGCCAGGGCAGTGGTCGGTGGTCGGACTTCGGCGAACTCAGTCGAGCCGTGGTCAGTGGTCAGTTGATGAAGAGAAGCGGTGGGAGCAATGGCGGCGCCAGAGGAATCAGCCGATGCTGAGGCGGCGCTTTCCGTGACGCCGCGCCACATGAGCACTGCCGTCGGCAACAGCACGATGGCAAACAACGTCTCCAACACCAGCGCGGAAAGCCAGCCGGCGGTGAGTCCGCCGGCAATTGCGCCCAGCGATGTGGCAATTTCCAGCGTCATTCCCAGGCGCATGTTAGCCGTGCCGCGCTCCACGTTGACGCTGGCCACGGCCGTCGAGGTGGCCACCACCGAAATGATGCTGGTCGCTACGGCATACTTCATGGGGATTTGAAATAACAATAACAGCGGAATCAAAAAGACGCCGCCGCCCGTGCCTAAAATGGCTCCCAGAACGCCTGTTCCCATGCCCGCCGCGATGAAAAACCAGATATTCAAAGGCGTGACGTACATGGCGTGGAAGTGTCTGGTTTCTGGGGTCTTGGCGTAAGGGAGGCCGATGGCCGCAAACGGTGCTGATGGCGGACAATTGTAACTCCTTCTGTAAAAAATACTTAGGTCATGCTGGCAAGGCCCAATTCTGGCTTGACCGGTCTGGCAACTGAGCCCTATAATCCGCCCCACTTTTCGTACGGTAAAGTCTCATCTCGCAAGGGTTTTCGTCTTTTCTAAAGGGTTGGTTTTTTTCTACGTCGGCGCGCGAGCCGCAAGCGGTGAGCATTGGGGCGCGATCTTTGCACTTCGTGCCGGTGCTCATCATGCATCGCTTTCGCGCTGGACAAGGATGACTTATCTGAACGTGCGTTTTACCGCTCTGATTGCGCGGCTTGCTGGCCGCGCGCAGCTTCCGCTGCGCAGCGCTGGGGACGGATTGCGCGCAGTTTCAAGGCTTTCGCGGCACGCGCTTTTTGCGACGCTTGTATGGACGGCGGCGATTGCTTTGTTCTCCGGGCAGGTGATGTCGCAATCGCAGTTGCCACGATCGCAAGGAGTATTGCCATCTCCAACCGCGGCGCCGCCGACAATGGCGCCGCCACAATTGGGTTCACCGCCACAGTTCGGTGCGCCACAAGCCACCATGCCGCTGCCGGGCACGACTGCGCCACCGCTACGCCCCGCAGCGTCATCGCCAGAAGCCGTGATGCCCGCGGAAGGCCCTCCTTTAGGCACGCGCCGAATTCGTGTCATCCCGCGTAGCGACGTGCCGGTTCAGTTCGACTCGCAATCCAATGGCTCAAACGAAACCGTGGCGACTGTCACCAACGGCGTGAACATTTTGATCGATGGCTTGCCCAACAGCGGCCCACTCGGTTTTGCAGGTTCGATCGACGTTTCGGCGGATCGACTGGTAGTGTGGACCACGGGCAACTTTGGCACGACCACGATCCAGCAAAACAACACGCCTCTGGAACTGTACATGGAGGGAAACATCGTTTTCCGCGAAGGGGACCGCGTGGTGCAAGCCAAGGCCATGTACTACAACGTGAATCAACGCAACGGCGTGATTTTAGATGCCGAACTGCTGACGCCCGTGCCGCGATTCGAGGGCTTAGTCCGCTTGAAAGCCGAGGTATTGCGGCAAGTCGACCGCGATCGTTTTGTCGCCCAAAACGCCAGCCTCACAACCAGTCGCTTAGGAATTCCCACGTACGAATTCAAATCGGGCCTGCTCACGCTGCAAGATGAACAAGTTCCGGCCATTAATCCCTTCACCGGCCAACCCCAAATCAATCCGCAAACGGACGAGCCGATCACCGATCACGAACAAATGGTCACTGGGCAAAATAACGTGATCTGGGTGGAGGGAGTGCCGGTCTTCTATTGGCCGTTCTTTGCCGGGGACTTGGAACGACCGCCGCTCTACGTCAATAGCTTCGCCTATCGGCACGATGACGTGTTTGGAAACCAGGTGCTGATTGATTTCAACCCGTACGAAATTTTGGGACTCCGCCATCCGCCGCAGGGGACCGATTGGACCGCCAGTCTCGATTATTTGAGCTTGCGCGGCCTGGGGGGCGGCACGAAGTTTGGCTACAGCCGGCCAGGTTTTTTTGATCCCGCGGGGCGATCGGAAGGTTTTATCGATATTTGGTACATTGACGACCACGGTACCGACAACTTGGGCTTGGACCGCCGCGACCTCACCTTCCCGCAGCCCGGCCGCGGCCGCACTTTGGGACGCTTCGAAGAAGATTTGCCCGCCGATTGGCAACTCCGGCTAGAGCTGGGCGAAGTAACCGATCGCAACTTCCTGGAGCAGTACTATCAACAGGAATGGGAAGAACAAAAAGATCAGGTCGACCGACTGGGGCTGCGCCATACGTGGGATAACATGTCGCTGGAATTGAGTGCGTCGGCGAATGCCGATCCGTTCTTCACGCAGACAGAAAACCTGCCTAAGCTCGATCATTACTGGCTCGGACAGCCGTTGCTGGATGATGCCTTTACCTGGTACGAACACACAAACGTCGGCTATTTGCGGCAAGACCAAGTCAACGAGCCAACCGATCCGACCGACCAATCACAGTTTAACTTCTTGCCGTACGACGTCGACGCTCACGGATTGCGGGCGGCCACGCGGAACGAGTTTGATTTGCCCTTTCAGGCGGGGCCAGTCAAATTCGTCCCTTATGCGCTGGGCGAAGTCGCTTACTGGGGCGCCGGCCAGTTTGACCCTACCACGGGCGATGTTACAGGCAGCCTCGATCGCGCCTATGGTCAATTCGGCTTGCGGGCCACAATGCCGATGTGGTCGGTGAATCCCACCATTCAGAGCGAATTGTGGAACGTCAATGGTATAGCTCATAAAGTTGTGTTCAACGGGGAATTCTTTTACGCCAACGCCACGGGAAACGACCTGGGTACGTTGCCTATTTACGACGAGATCGACGACAACAACATTCAAGCGATTCGGCGGCGATTGGCCTTTGAAGATTACCCCTTCATCGCGCCGCCGCCGCTCACCCCATTTCAAGTGCCGTTGCAGTTCGACGAACGATTTTACGCGCTGCGGCGCGACCTGATGGGTTGGGCAACCGGTCCGACCGAAATTGCCGGCGACGAAACCGAAATCAAATTTGATATCGATCAACGCTGGCAAACCAAGCGTGGCATTCCAGGTCAGGAACACGTGGTCGATTGGATCGCGCTGGATACCGACTTCGAAATCTTTCCCGACCCCGACCAAAACTTCGGCAGCGCAGCCGGTTTGCTTGATTATGATTTCCACTGGTTCGTGGGTGATCGGCTCACAGTCGTTTCGTACGGCGGATACGATTTCTTCAGCGATGGCCAGCGGTACACTTCTGTTGGTGGTTTCATCAGCCGACCGCCGCGGGGCAGCCTGTATTTGGGATTCAACGATTACGAAGGGCCCATTTCCAGCGATGTGATCACCGCCAGTTACACCTACCGCATGACGCAAAAATGGCTCTCTACGTTTGGCACCTCTTTCGACATGCGGAACCAAGGGAACATCGGCGAAAGCTTCCGACTGACGCGGGTGGGTGAATCGTTTCTCTTCACGATGGGAGTGAATGTCGACGTCAGCCGTGGGAACGTGGGCTTTAGTGTGGCGCTAATTCCGCGATTCTTGGGCCACGATCCCTCAGTCACTCGTGGGCAAATCGACGTCCCGCCTGCCGGCGTGTATGGGCTAGAGTAGATAATGACGAAGGACGAATGTCTAATGTCTAAGCAGTGACGTAGACGTTAGGGTAAAGGTTGTTTCGTGTTTCGTCGTTTGTGCGTCCTTAGACGTTCGTTATTACCATATAGCCTGGGAATTTATCGCTCATGTCCGCCGCCAATTCGTCCGGCGAACGCTTGACACCGCCGCGTAGCTGGTACGAAAAATTCCGCGATGCTTTTCGTGGAGTGCGCAGCGGCATGCGCGGCCAAAGCAGTTTTCGTGTACACATCTTTGTGGCCCTAGCAGTCCTTGCAGGTGCAGTGTTGCTGCGATGCAATTTGTGCCAGTGGTGTATATTGTCGCTTTGTATTGGTGGCGTTCTGACCGCAGAGATGTTCAACTCCGCGATGGAGCATTTGGCCAAAGCGGTTGATAAAGATCACAATCCACACCTGGGCGACGCCTTGGACACCGGCAGCGCCGCCGTGCTGTTTGCCTCGCTGGCGGCGGCCGTGGTTGGTACGATCGTTTTGCTCAGCCGGGTGATTACCCTACTAAAGGGCTGAGCTCAAAGGTGCTGACTCCCTCTCCCCCTCGGAGAGGACCGGGGTGAGAGTGTTGAATTTCGCCAACGCTGATCAGTTCGACGGCGTAAATCCACGCAACGCCGCTTCAAAGACAATGCGCAGCGCCAAGTGATGTTTTTTGGCCATTAGACGGCATGATTCAAACTCGGGCGAAAATCGCACCTGCCCGTCCGGCAGCATAGCCAAGACGCCGTCGATTGGTCCCCACGGCGTGGTCACGGTGTGCGGCTTGCGCGCGAGCTTGCGGCGGCTGACGGTTGATCGCCGCACGCCTAGTGTTGTCGTTTCGCGAAAGATGATTCCCTCCATCCGCTCCGCTTCGCTCGGTTGACACAGAACGCTCAGCAGCACCCCCGGGCGATTTTTTTTCATCTGGATGCCGCAAGAAAACACATCTAATGCGCCGGCCTCAAACAGTTGCGTCGCGCAGTGGCCTATCACTTCGCCGCTGGCATCGTCCAGATTGGTTTCCAGCAGGCACAGCGTCTCGGTTTGGACGTTTCCCGTGCTAACTTTCGCGACTTCGGCGGAGTCACCCACTAGAATTCGCAATAAATTGGCCTGCTGCTCAAAGTCGCGCGTGCCGGCGCCGTAGCCGATTTTTTGCACGGTCATCGGCGGCGGCGCCCCGAAACGCTCGGCCAATGCCGCTAAAATCGCCGCGCCGGTGGGCGTCGTTAATTCCGCTTCCACATCACTCGCCACCAGCGGAATGCCCTGGAGTAATTCAGCCGTTGCCGGAGCCGGCACACTGCACCTCCCATGAGCAATGGTGATAAAACCGTGGCCCGTCGGCACGGGCGAGGCTTCAATTCGCTCGATGCCCAGCAGGTCCAGCCCCATTGCACTGCCCACAATATCCGCGATGGAATCGATGGCCCCCACTTCGTGAAAATGCACTTTGCGAATTTCTATGCCGTGCACCTTCGCTTCGGCCTCGCCCAAGCGTGTAAAAATGCGCTTGGCCAATTCTTTGGCCCGGGGCGAAAGCGTGCAGCCATCGATCATCTCGACAATGTGATGCAGATGCCGATGCTTGTCCTGCGGCTCATGTTGTATTTCGATTTTGAGGCCACGGAACCCTTTGCGGCGCACCTCGGTGGCGGCGATTTTCACTCCCGGCAAGCCCAACGAAGCCACGCCTGCTTGAATGGCGGCTAACTGAGCCCCGGCATCGACCAACGCGCCCAGCAACATGTCGCCGGCAATTCCGCTGGCGCAATCAAGGTAAGCAATTCGCATGTTCCGCCGTCCGACATTCAGCCTACAATATGGAAACTCGCAATGAAATTTTAGCAAAAGCGCGGTCGCTTGTCGCCCTGTTCATTGGAGCGTTCAAAGCAAAGCCATCTTTGACAAGTTTGCCGAATCAAGGGAACCATCAGATGCACGCAGATAAACACCGCTGTTGGTGCGATTAAACGTCGGCACCGGTATGTCGGTTTTAATCTTGCTATTCTGTGTTAATCTATTTTCATCAACATTCATTTGTGGCCCTGTGACTACCAACCCCCAGTCCATTTACCAACTATCCGACCATGAGCGACCAAATCACCACGTTATCGGAGCTGCGCACGCTGGTTGCCAATTTTGTAGCCGCCCGCGAATGGCAGCAATTCCATTCGCCAAAAAACCTGTCGATGTCGCTGGCTATCGAGGCCGCCGAGTTAATGGAGCATTTTCAGTGGCTTTCGATCGAACAATCGCGAGCCGTCGCCGCACAGCCGGATAAACGGGGGGAAGTCGCCGACGAGCTGGCCGACATCCTGTGCTACAGCCTGGCGCTGGCTAACGAATTACAAATCGATGTTTCCGAAGCTGTTCGCCGCAAAATGCTCAAGAACGAACGTAAATACCCGGCTGCGGAATTCCGTGGACGCTACGGATTCAACGATCCACCCAAGTCAGCGCGCTAAAAAATCCCGCTACAATCTTCCGGAATTCATGCGCTTGCGGTTTAGCACATTCAACCGCACAATAAATCTACCGATTGGTCATCGCCGGTAGCCGCATCGCGCTTTGTGCGTTGTTATCGTGCTGCGGGCCTAACGAAAAAGCCAGCCATCCATCTTCCACCACGCACTGGCTGATGCACAGGTCGGCTAGATTTCGATTGTCAGCAATCCATGCCGGAATAAGCTCAAATGATCGTTCGCGCGGAAACAGCTTGCTGAATGCTCCCCGTAGCGCCAGTTCCGGTTGGCCTTTGTAATTGTCGCCGCCCAATTCGATGGCCCCTTGGCGGAGTAATCGCACGTGCAAGTCTTCGATCTGCGGCTGGTAGTTGGCGGTCACTAGGAAATCGTTCCATCGCCGCCCTTTCTGTTCCAGTTCGTCAATCGCCAACGTCAATTGCACCACGCCAGCCTGGCAGCGCACGCGCACCGGGTCTTTGGCGGCGAAGGTTACCCGCACATCCGTCGGCAAATCGGCCGGCGCATCGGTCTGGTCCCAACTCAGCTCCTCGGCCACATGCCGATAAAGTTCCGGTAATGTGAAGCTGCGGCCCGCCAGTTGAAGCTGATCCAAGATGTTGTTCAATGCCGATTCGTGAACTTGAACGCTGGCTATGCTGTCGGACAAAGCTTGCGGCCGCGCGGTGTGGCCACCCAATTGATTTTGACCTGCTATCCGCAGCCGCAGGGTTAACCGCTGTGCGGTGGTTTCCAACGTAATGGGTTCGGCCGTCAAACTCAGTTTGGCCAGTGGATCGAGCACTTCTTTTCGCACGGCGCGCTCGGCTTCATTTACCTGCTCTTTAACTTGCGCATTGACTTCCTGGTTGGCCTGGGTAGCGACTTTTGCATCAGTCTCCTGCTCGGCGGCGCCCAGCATCGCATGGTGCTGCGAAATTGCATATTTGCGGACCAATGTGCCCAACAACGGCACGTTGTCGTAATCCGTGCGGACGCCGGTTAGTTGGGTGTCGGTATTCGCTTCCGCCGCGGCATTGGCAATCCACACTCCTTGGCGATCCAAAACAACTGCTTTATGCACCAAAAAATCGGAACGGCCATTGTTGCTGAATGTTGCCGGTCCGCTGGTCGACAGGGTGCTTGAGTCGACCGTTCCCTGGGTCTCGATCCACAAATGCAGCCGCTGCACATCGGGGATGAGCTTGACGTGCAATTGCGAATTGGTTGTCGATGTTCCTCTGACAGCAGCGCCCAATATGGTATCGCGAACGACTCCATTCTCCGTCGGCGGCTCCGGCGACAGGCGGTTCAGTAATTCCGCCGAAACAGCGATGCGAAGATTAGCATTGCAATAATGCTCGTCCAGCCGCTGCGCTAACTGGCGATCTTGCTCTGACCCCGACAAATCCAACTGCCGCAGCGCGACGGCAACTTGATGGGCATCACTCGGTAGGCCGCTGGTTTCGTATTGTTCCACGCCGGCCAGTACGTCGTGCATATCCACCGCTTCGCCGGTCCATGTCCGCAATTGATCGGCCAGCGCTTCCAGCGTTTGATTTTGCAATACGCGGCGTTGGGCCTCGGTCGTTTGTTCTGGCAGCAGGCGGGCCAACGCACGCTTGGCAATCAGCCGTGATTGATCGGCCGAAACGGCTCGGTTGGCGTTGGCCAACTGGGCCACGTCGTCCAAAAGCAAATAGGTTCTCCAAGCGTCGGCATAGGGAAGCGATCGGACCCAAGTATCCGCCGCTGTCAGCGACTGCTCCAACCGTTGACGACGCTCCTCCGCTGACAGTACATCCGCATAAACAGCCGACTGCCCGGAACTCAAGACAGCTACGCTCCACACCGCCAACCGGCGTTCCAACGCATAGCGCACTCGCCGCAACTCAGCGGCCGTGCTGGCCGACTTAAACGCCCCATCCAGCTTGTCTGCCTGCCGGGCTAGTATTTCCAACTGCTGCACAATCCCAGCTGCCTGCTGCGAATCGCCCGGCGAGGTTTGGCACAAGGCCACGCACAATTGCTCCACCTGTATCGCCCAGGCGGAACAATCCCCGGTTTGCCCCAGATGTTCTAGCTGCGCCATCAGGCTTTTAGGTGCCGGCCAATACACCGAAGCGGTTGCGTTAGCTCTTGATTGCGAATTTACTGCACCGGCTTGCGGCAAATGTTGAAATAGTTCGAAGTGCCTTAAGTCGGCAATTTTTTCCGCCACGGATTCGGCCCAAGGACCAATTGCACTGGATGCTGCCGAGTTGCCCGTCGCTGGAGAATTGGTGGCCTCGGACAAATACAAATGCTGCTCGTCATTTTTCCACGAGCTGGGCCAGCCCGAATCCGCCGAAAGCGCGAAGCCAACCGGAGCGGCCACGTTCTCCGCCGAGGGACGCAATATTGCCACCGTGCCGCCCGCGTCGCGGTTCCAAACCTGCGCGCGTTGCCGCTCCAGCGATCGTAGTCCGTCCGCTTCCATATTCGGCTGCGAACCGCGGGGCACCGCCAGGCTCAGCAAAAACAATCCGCTCAGAACCAGCAGATAGGGCCACAAAGGGCTGCGCTGGCTGGAAATCATATGGGTCATCCCTTACGCCGTCTTCCCATTGCCTGGGCCTCTTCCACTTACTCCTTGCGACGAAGTGATATCGTCCCTCTTGGCACACAGAGGCCTAAAACCTTAAATCGGAAAACGATAGCACGGCAATCGACTGAGAATCGTGCCCTTCGCCGTGTTTGAAATGTCCGCCGTTCCGAAAATTCGTCGGCGTACAATCACACCGACCGAAATTATCGAATACGACGATTTCGCGGCCAGCACTCCTCATTGGCCCGCAAAGGACTAATCAGTTCACGACCGATCCTCATGCTGCTGGAGGTTGCGGCCTTGGCAAAATTTGCGGCATGTGACGATCGCAACGTGCCGCTTTTACCGCTATACCAATACCGTGTCGTCATGCTCGTAAGCCGGCGCGCAACAGCACAAAAATACCAACGCCTCGTCTCCCGAATTCAAAATCGTGTGTACAGCCCCCGGCGGAATGGCGATGGCATCGCCCGGCCCGACCGGCCGCTGTTGGGCATCAATCGTCATTTGCCCTGTGCCCCGCAGAATGTAATATATTTCTTCCGTGCGGAAATGAAAATGCGCCGCCGTGCGTGCCCCTGGCGAAACGCGCGCCTCGGCCAAACTTTGCTTGGCAATGCACGAATTGCGATGTGCCAGCAGCTCGCGCATTTCCGAGCCGTCTTTGGTGATGAACGCCTCAACCTGCTGTAAATTTTTCACATCCACGGCTTGCTCCCTGCTGCCCCATTTTCTAACTCACTACTGTAGTTGAAACCCCACCTGGCTTCGCCGCAGTTGGCCGCACGCGGCATTGATTTCGTCCCCCTTACGCTCGCGAATTTGCACGTTCAACCCGGCTTGCCCCAGTGTCTGCACAAACTGTTGAACCGCTTTTTTCGTCGGCGTTTGGTATGGCAATCCTGGCACCGCGTTGTACGGAATCAAGTTGACTAGCGCCAACCGGCCACGCAGCAATTGGGCCAACTCCCGAGCCTGCTCCGCCTTGTCATTCAGCCCGCCCAGCAACACATACTCAAAGGTCAGCCGCCTTCCCGACGCTTCAAAATAACGGTCCGCCGCCGCCACAATCGCCGTCAAGCCAATGTTTTTATTCACCGGCACCAATTGGTTGCGTAAATCGTCGTTGGGCGCATGCAGCGAAACCGCCAATTGAAAGCGGGCGTCGAGCTCCACCAGCCGATCGATTGCCGGCGGCAAGCCGACTGTGGAAATGGTGATCCGCCGATGGCTGATGCCTAAGCCCGTCGAACTGGTCGCTTCGCCCAGCGCCGGCAGCAACCGATCGAGATTCGCCAACGGTTCACCCATCCCCATCACCACAATGTGGCTCAGCCGCTCTTCGGCTGCTTCGACCGATTCACCGGCCTCTGTAAAGCCCTGGCCGCTCGTGTCCGCGCCGCTTGCTTTCGGCAGCAACCGCTGCAAGCGCAGCATTTGCTCGACAATTTCGCCCGCCGTCAAATTACGCACCACACCATCCAAACCACTCGCGCAAAATACGCAGCCCATTGCACAACCGACCTGCGAGCTGATGCAAATGGTCCGCCGGCTGCCGTCACGCAGCAACACACACTCGATGTGATGACCATCGTGCAAGCGCAACAGCAGCTTTTCCGTGCCGTCGGCTGCCCGATGATGCCGCTCGACGGCCGTGGTCCAAATCGTAAATTCGGCCGCCAATTGCTCGCGCAACTGCTTCGGCAAGTTGCTCATTTCCGCAAACGATTCCGCCCAGCCCGCGAACAACCATTGGCGTATTTGATCGGCGCGATATGCCGGCGCACCGCCGGCTGACTGCGCCAACCAGTTGGGCAGCGTGGCAAACACGGCGGGATCCAATAAATGCAACATGCTATGATTCCGCAACGGTAGGCCGCAGGCAGTGTGCAGCCAGCCGTGAAGTGGTCCGATAATGACTGAATGAAGCGAGCCTGACGATACCCCAGCGTCATTACTTAGGTTAGGATAGCAGCCTTCGGGCAACAAGCGGCAATCCATATCGATCATTCTATCCGCATCATGGCTCAAAAATCGCCAGCCCTTCGTTCACGTAAAAAGACTACCTCTGCTCGGAATACGTCACTGAGAGAGCCGGAAGCAACTTCTGCTTCGGCCGCCGCCCAACCCGATCTCGCCGAAGCGCTCCGCTTGGTCATGCAAATGATGTCGCTGCCCGGCCTCAGCGGCCACGAGGGGTTGGTGGCGCAGTTTATTATGGATCAACTGCGTCACGCGGGGGCGCCGGAATCGGCCATTCTGCTCGATACCGCTCATCACCGCACACCTATTGCCGGTGAAGTGGGCAATCTGATTTTGAAATTGCCCGGCACGCTGCGTGCCCCTCGACGGCTGCTGATGGCCCACATGGATACCGTGCCCATTTGCCTGGGCTGCAAACCGATTGTCGAAGGCGATTTTGTCCGTTCGGCCGATGC contains these protein-coding regions:
- a CDS encoding DUF4159 domain-containing protein, with protein sequence DEKKALRKYLERGTLIADSICANRDFTTAFRREINDLFADQGIKLEPIPANHPMFSNEFGGYDLSQVSRRVPQGRAGDGPLEAKTRKGAPELEGLKIGDRYAVIFSPYDLSCALEKHDSLECEGYTKDDAERIGLNLLLYATFEF
- a CDS encoding DUF1634 domain-containing protein, which encodes MNYRQQPADPLARAVHWSLLLGLVCSVLLMIAGLFLAFLKDQPRPTSLITKLPDLLRMAADGNGVACMELGVLVLMLTPVVRVMVLAVGWMARREGRMALVALTVLLLLAISIMLSVG
- a CDS encoding sulfite exporter TauE/SafE family protein, yielding MYVTPLNIWFFIAAGMGTGVLGAILGTGGGVFLIPLLLLFQIPMKYAVATSIISVVATSTAVASVNVERGTANMRLGMTLEIATSLGAIAGGLTAGWLSALVLETLFAIVLLPTAVLMWRGVTESAASASADSSGAAIAPTASLHQLTTDHGSTEFAEVRPPTTALAGRYFDPRLGREVIYQVERLWAGLGISFIAGNLSGLLGIGGGVFKVPALHLACRVPIKAAAATSNFMIGVTAAASAFLYFGRGEVRPALTSAVVVGVIIGSAVGSRISPALQGRLVKRLFAVLLVGVAVQMFVRVFG
- a CDS encoding organic solvent tolerance protein OstA, with the protein product MSQSQLPRSQGVLPSPTAAPPTMAPPQLGSPPQFGAPQATMPLPGTTAPPLRPAASSPEAVMPAEGPPLGTRRIRVIPRSDVPVQFDSQSNGSNETVATVTNGVNILIDGLPNSGPLGFAGSIDVSADRLVVWTTGNFGTTTIQQNNTPLELYMEGNIVFREGDRVVQAKAMYYNVNQRNGVILDAELLTPVPRFEGLVRLKAEVLRQVDRDRFVAQNASLTTSRLGIPTYEFKSGLLTLQDEQVPAINPFTGQPQINPQTDEPITDHEQMVTGQNNVIWVEGVPVFYWPFFAGDLERPPLYVNSFAYRHDDVFGNQVLIDFNPYEILGLRHPPQGTDWTASLDYLSLRGLGGGTKFGYSRPGFFDPAGRSEGFIDIWYIDDHGTDNLGLDRRDLTFPQPGRGRTLGRFEEDLPADWQLRLELGEVTDRNFLEQYYQQEWEEQKDQVDRLGLRHTWDNMSLELSASANADPFFTQTENLPKLDHYWLGQPLLDDAFTWYEHTNVGYLRQDQVNEPTDPTDQSQFNFLPYDVDAHGLRAATRNEFDLPFQAGPVKFVPYALGEVAYWGAGQFDPTTGDVTGSLDRAYGQFGLRATMPMWSVNPTIQSELWNVNGIAHKVVFNGEFFYANATGNDLGTLPIYDEIDDNNIQAIRRRLAFEDYPFIAPPPLTPFQVPLQFDERFYALRRDLMGWATGPTEIAGDETEIKFDIDQRWQTKRGIPGQEHVVDWIALDTDFEIFPDPDQNFGSAAGLLDYDFHWFVGDRLTVVSYGGYDFFSDGQRYTSVGGFISRPPRGSLYLGFNDYEGPISSDVITASYTYRMTQKWLSTFGTSFDMRNQGNIGESFRLTRVGESFLFTMGVNVDVSRGNVGFSVALIPRFLGHDPSVTRGQIDVPPAGVYGLE
- a CDS encoding diacylglycerol kinase yields the protein MSAANSSGERLTPPRSWYEKFRDAFRGVRSGMRGQSSFRVHIFVALAVLAGAVLLRCNLCQWCILSLCIGGVLTAEMFNSAMEHLAKAVDKDHNPHLGDALDTGSAAVLFASLAAAVVGTIVLLSRVITLLKG
- the larC gene encoding nickel pincer cofactor biosynthesis protein LarC encodes the protein MRIAYLDCASGIAGDMLLGALVDAGAQLAAIQAGVASLGLPGVKIAATEVRRKGFRGLKIEIQHEPQDKHRHLHHIVEMIDGCTLSPRAKELAKRIFTRLGEAEAKVHGIEIRKVHFHEVGAIDSIADIVGSAMGLDLLGIERIEASPVPTGHGFITIAHGRCSVPAPATAELLQGIPLVASDVEAELTTPTGAAILAALAERFGAPPPMTVQKIGYGAGTRDFEQQANLLRILVGDSAEVAKVSTGNVQTETLCLLETNLDDASGEVIGHCATQLFEAGALDVFSCGIQMKKNRPGVLLSVLCQPSEAERMEGIIFRETTTLGVRRSTVSRRKLARKPHTVTTPWGPIDGVLAMLPDGQVRFSPEFESCRLMAKKHHLALRIVFEAALRGFTPSN
- a CDS encoding nucleotide pyrophosphohydrolase encodes the protein MSDQITTLSELRTLVANFVAAREWQQFHSPKNLSMSLAIEAAELMEHFQWLSIEQSRAVAAQPDKRGEVADELADILCYSLALANELQIDVSEAVRRKMLKNERKYPAAEFRGRYGFNDPPKSAR
- a CDS encoding cupin domain-containing protein, with the protein product MDVKNLQQVEAFITKDGSEMRELLAHRNSCIAKQSLAEARVSPGARTAAHFHFRTEEIYYILRGTGQMTIDAQQRPVGPGDAIAIPPGAVHTILNSGDEALVFLCCCAPAYEHDDTVLV
- the rlmN gene encoding 23S rRNA (adenine(2503)-C(2))-methyltransferase RlmN — encoded protein: MLHLLDPAVFATLPNWLAQSAGGAPAYRADQIRQWLFAGWAESFAEMSNLPKQLREQLAAEFTIWTTAVERHHRAADGTEKLLLRLHDGHHIECVLLRDGSRRTICISSQVGCAMGCVFCASGLDGVVRNLTAGEIVEQMLRLQRLLPKASGADTSGQGFTEAGESVEAAEERLSHIVVMGMGEPLANLDRLLPALGEATSSTGLGISHRRITISTVGLPPAIDRLVELDARFQLAVSLHAPNDDLRNQLVPVNKNIGLTAIVAAADRYFEASGRRLTFEYVLLGGLNDKAEQARELAQLLRGRLALVNLIPYNAVPGLPYQTPTKKAVQQFVQTLGQAGLNVQIRERKGDEINAACGQLRRSQVGFQLQ